Genomic window (Symbiobacterium terraclitae):
ATACAGCCCCTGCATGGCCTTCTAATCTCTTTGCATTAGGAAGGATGGGCAACAGGGCCGATAATGTACCTGGGTGGCCGGAGTTACGGCGACCCCATTTCAACGTCACGAGAAGGAAACTGTATGCGCAAGGTACCTCTCTGGTCACGGCTGGTGCTCCTGTTGATCGTGGGCGGCGCGGCCCTCTTCGGCTACCTCCGCTGGTACTCGCGGTCGGTGGTGGCGGCTGCTGTGCCGCCCGGTTCGCGCCCGGTGGTCACCACCCTGGACCCGGCTGCGTCGGACCGGTTGCTGCAGGTGGTCACGGAGGCGCGGGAGCGGCTGGACCTGCCCGGGCTGCAGGTTGCGGTGGTGCGCGGCGGCGAGGTCGTCTGGGCGGGCGGCGCGGGCTGGGCGGATCCCCCGGCGAGGCGGGTGGTCTCAGTGGAGGACCGGTACCACATCGGCAGCGTGAGCAAGCTCTACACGGCCGCCGTCATCCTGAAGCTGGCTGAGGAGGGCAGGCTTTCGCTGGACGACACGGTGAGCCGGTTCATCCCCGGCATTCCCAACGGGGAGCAGATCACCGTGCGGCAGCTGCTCAACCACACCGGGGGGCTCGGCAACTACACCGAGGACATGGCCTTCAACCTGAAGACCGTCCTCCTGCGCCGGCGCTGGAGCGTCGACGAGGTGCTGGACGTCATCCGGCAGCAGGCGCCCCGCTCGGCGCCTGGAACCGAGCACTACTACTCCAACAGCAACTACGTGCTCCTCGGCCGCATCGCCGAGGCAGCGGGGGCAAGGCCGTTTTCCGACCTGCTGCACGACGAGGTGCTCCGCCCCCTGGGCCTCACCAACACCTACCTGGCTGCGGGGGAGGACCGGTCGCCGGGCACCGTGCGCGGGTACGACGTGACGGTTTTGGGCACGGGGAGGCTGGGGATCAAGATGGACATGGAGCGGTTCAGGGCGCCGTTTGAGACCTCGGCATTTGCCGCCGGCGCCGTGACGGCCAGCGCCGCCGAGGTGGCCCGGTTCACCTACGGCC
Coding sequences:
- a CDS encoding serine hydrolase domain-containing protein; this translates as MRKVPLWSRLVLLLIVGGAALFGYLRWYSRSVVAAAVPPGSRPVVTTLDPAASDRLLQVVTEARERLDLPGLQVAVVRGGEVVWAGGAGWADPPARRVVSVEDRYHIGSVSKLYTAAVILKLAEEGRLSLDDTVSRFIPGIPNGEQITVRQLLNHTGGLGNYTEDMAFNLKTVLLRRRWSVDEVLDVIRQQAPRSAPGTEHYYSNSNYVLLGRIAEAAGARPFSDLLHDEVLRPLGLTNTYLAAGEDRSPGTVRGYDVTVLGTGRLGIKMDMERFRAPFETSAFAAGAVTASAAEVARFTYGLFGGRLLADSTLQSMLTFVDAPDEDMPEQTGYGLGVRRLVIGGEEMVGHTGTLPGYSNVALYSPAHDHAIAVLSNLSMSDVTQVLAEVHAVLKEAAAAR